The DNA window AAGAAGCTGGTGGTTGCCCCAACCAGTCTGATCCACTCCAGCTCGCCAGAAGGACTCAAGGTCCAGGCCCAGTGGGCGCGCGAACAGGGCCTGCGACTCCACTCACACCTGCTGGAAGTATTTTCAGATGAGGAACAGGCCCGCCGGAAATACGGCATGAGCGCCATTGATTACGCCGAGTCCTGTGACTGGCTAGGGCCGGACGTCTGGTTTGCCCATCTGGTCCACAGTGACGACCACGCGATCGAGCGGCTCGCAGCCAGCGGAACCGGCATCGCCCACTGCCCAACATCCAACTGTCGGCTGGGCAGCGGTATTGCTCCGGCCGTCGCGATGGCCCGAGCAGGGGTACCTGTTTCACTAGCGGTGGACGGTTCGGCCTCGGCCGAGTCGGGCTCGCTGCTGCAAGAACTGAATCTGGCCTGGTTGATCCACCGGGCCGTGCATGGCCCGGAGGCAACCACCCTGGAGACGGTCCTTGACTGGGGCTCAAGGGGCGGTGCGCAGATTCTGGGGCTGACGGATGTTGGCAGTCTGGAGGTGGGCAAAGCTGCCGATCTGGTGCTCTACGACATAGACCAGCCGCGCTTCGCCGGGGTCCATGACCCACTGCTGGCACCGCTCATGTGTGGAGAACCGGTTCAGGTGCGGGATAGTTTCGTGCAGGGCCGCCCTGTGGTGAAAGACGGTGTGATGGGAAACCTGGACATTGACGAACTGACCCGGAACGTACGATCTAGCGTGGCAAAGTTACTCAGCAACGCCTGACTGAGCCTTCAAGGCGAGAGGCGAGCCTGAAGATGCCCCTCGCCGCCCACCGTTTACTGCGGTATATTCGCTGTCATCCCTTCTACGTACCAGTCCATGCCCGCCAGCTCTTCCTGGGTCATGGTGGAGCCTTCCGCAACCCGCAGTTTGCCGGACTGGTCTTTCAATGGCCCGGTGAAAGGATGAAGCTCACCACTGCCAATGGACTCGATTACCGCATCCACCTTGGACCTCTGCTCATCCGTCAGGCGATCGCTGATTCCGACAATCTGGATCACATCGTCGGAAATGCCGCCCCAGTAATCTCCCGACTTCCAGGTATCGTCCATGGCGGCCTGCACAGTGTCGATGTAATACGGTGCCCAATCGTTTACCACAGAAAGCAAGTGGGCTTCGCCGCCGAATTTACGCATGTCGGAAGCCTGCCCAACGCCCCAGTTGCCGCGTTTCTGGGCTGCCAACAAGGGCGCCGGGCTATCCGTATGCTGGACGATTACGTCGGCCCCCTGGTCCATCAGGGCATTTGCCGCATCCGCCTCCTTTGCCGGGTCGAACCAAGTATTGGCCCAGACTACTTTGAGCTCAATGTCCGGGTTGACCTCTTTTGCCCCCAGATACACAGCATTGATATCGCGAATCACCTCCGGAATAGGAAATGACGCGATATAGCCCAGCGTGTCGGTTTCTGTAACCAGGCCGGCAGCAACACCGGTGACGTAGCGCCCCTCGTAAGTCACAGACAAGTAAGTGCCCAGGTTATCGTCTTGCTTGTAGCCAGTTGCGTGCAGGAAGGTAATGTCGGGGTACTGTTCGGCAACGCGGGCCGTCGGATTCATGAAGCCGAAAGAGGTCGTGAATATGACATCGTTACCCGCCTGGGCCAACCGACGGATTGTGCGCTCTGCATCTGCACCCTCACTGACATTCTCAACATACGTTGTCTCCACCTTGTCGCCGAAGTGCTCTTCCAGGGCAAGGCGCCCCTGGTCGTGCTGGTAACTCCAGCCGTGGTCTCCAATGGGGCCAACATATACAAAGCCGACTTTCATCGGATCCTCGGCCATGGCCGGTAGTGGCAAGGTAAGTGCAACAGCTAGTGCCAGACTGCATTTTAAGCTCATGTAGCTTTCTCCTGAACAATTTGAACGCGGACTACTTCCGCTTGAACGGACCACAGACCGGTGGCAGCAAAAAGCTGGCCAAATGCTCAGGAATTTCACTTAACTGTTTTTGTTGAGTATTTAATTGGAGGTAAACAGCAACTGAAAAATTAGGCACTGTTTTGGCGCAGTATTCGTTGGAAGGCGAGGAAAGGAGAGCAATTCTGTACGGCCAGCGTTGCCGCAAGTCCAATTGTCGGGGCTCATTTCAGAGCTCGACGTATTTTCAAGTGATAGTACTTTTTTTAGTTCAGCGTAGCCATCCGACCAACACCTTGCCAAGGTCAATCCAACCTGAACCCGAAAGCAAACCCATGATCAAACATTTGCTGCGGCAGGAATAATATCGGCAACAGCACGCCGAGAACGGCTACAGTTAGGCCCAGTTTCGTCATCGCCACAAGGAATGGCTCGGTCGTTATCAATGCAGCATGCGTCAGTCATACCGCGCCACGCGCTTTCTGTTGGAGATCTTACAGCTGCAGCAAAGATGGGTGTATCCTCATGACGCTATAGTGCAATTGCTACTAGAAACTCCGCTCAAACAATACCCGCGACAAATGGCGACCATCAGGCGTTTTTTAGAACACGCCGCTCTTTAAAGTCATGTGCTAGCTTCTGGTGCTCCAGCGCAGCTTCTCGGAGGGTCGCGTTAATAGGTTCGGGGTTTTCCAATAGCTCCAGCATTCGATCCGCGCTTTTTCTCCCGACCTTAACCTGAGGTGCCTGGCGTTCCGTTTCGATAGCTTCTTTCCTAGCAGCGTAGACCAAAAACTGATTTACACTACGGCCAGTCAGCTCCGCCGCTCGTGCAATGAGAATTCGAGTTTCTTCGTCAAAACGCACAACTATGCGAGTATTCTTATCGCAAGAAGTCATAATTTTACCCGTACAAACATGGCCAAAGAGAGGAGTCGAGTGCACCCGTGCCCTTCAAAAATGCACGCTTTCGACTATCCATTGTGTTTCATATCGACGGCCTATGCTACTTGGCCGGACAGAGATAAATGGATAGAGCATGACGATAGAGATTCGAATATCGACTACAGTTGGGGCTTGCCACTTCTGATTCCGTTTTATCAAATCTGCAAACCTACGGCCTGGACCTGGTCCTGCCCAAATACCTCGTCCGGATCTATACAAAGCGAGACGCCTACGGAAATATCGCTCGTCGACATTGAGACCTTGAGCAGCCGACAGCTCTAGGCCTGGCCCGGCTTGGCTTGGGTTTACACGTTAGTACGCAAATAAAGCGTAACTACGCTTTATTTGCGTAAAGATGCGTAAGTCTAAAATCATTGAAGGGGCGTTATATGTCGACGCCGACTGAGCCCCTTTGGGGTTAAAACGCCGAAGTAAAACTGACCCCCTGAGCTCGTTTATTATAGCGTTTTTGCAGTTTTTGCCTGGGCACCGCCCGCCTTTCGTTGTCCTCCAACCGGTAGCTTTCGCCATTGATCTGCCCAATGTGGGCATGGTGTAGTGGTCGACTAAGCCCGGACAATAACAGCGAACGGCAACGCGGAGTCAGTTACCGGCGGGCATCCCACTCTGTAACGATTCTTCCTCACCCTCGACGTTATTGCCATGGATCCCCTTCAACAGACCTTTAGCCGCGCCCTTGCGCTGTATGACGATAGTGATCACGCCTCTCCGATCAGCAAAACTCTCACACTCATCGCCAGGCTGAATGCCAGCTAAAGCCACACTTCCAGAGATAGAGTTATTCTTCGCTTTCGGCGGACGACTGACATTTGGTGCCCCAACCATTTCTTGGGTTCGGGTCGTACGACAGCTAACTTGCGGCCTCGGAGATGAAATTACCACTAACCGCTCGAAGTTTCCCGCATCAGCTTGAGTACCGGTTCTACGTCCAAACCTTCGACTAGCCAATCACGAGGGCAGAGTGTTGTTTCGGTCTCAAGATCTACATGCTTACTGAGCATAATTCGCGACAGGATCATTGGTGCGATCGAAGCGCCAGCGACGGAGAGCAAAGGCTTTAAATGGGGTACGGTTCCTGAACCAATAAACTGCCACCGAGGGAAGAACCATGGGCCAGCGCCCAGCTGAAATGTATGCAATATCGGATCAGTTTGGGTTGCAAGCGCCTCGGCTTCATCAGTCGAGACTTGGAGCAGATATGCAGTTTGGGTTATGTCGTAACATTGGCTTAGGAATTGTCGGCCTTCTTCGATGAGACCTCGCAAGTTCGCGTAATGTACCAGACAGAAGTCTTCCTCATCGTCCAGGCCATAAGCACCCCCAGCTCGAAGGACCTCAATCTCAGTCGGTGTTAGCTCGTAGAAGCTCCGCTCACTTTTCAATGGATCTAATTCAGGTAGCGGAAGAGTTCCGCCTTGCAGAGCTCGCATGTAGTCTGCCGACATACCGAGTTCAACCATAAGCTGTATATCAGCTTTATTAACATCAACACTGCTTAACCTGGCTTCCATCATCGCTATCCAACTGAAAAGTTTTATCGCCCCCACCATGGTCGCAGTGTTTTGACGCGCATGCACTTTGATTAGATAACGCGCTGTGCCTCCGCTGATCCGAGAACGTGGCTATAGCTGGACATCGAGTTCGATGACGGCGCCCTTCCTGAGACTCGCGCACATTCGCTTTCATTGCCACTTTTTTCCGCTAAACCACTTAACTCTTACAGCTACTTTGTCCGATTTTACGTATGTTAGTACCTAACACTTTAATGCTAGATACAAGTGCGGATTTTAATTAAAATCAGTGGGTCAACAGCAATTGAGGCAGCGCTCAACTGTCCGATTCCAAGCCACTAAAAACCGAACGCATCTGTGCCCAAAAACGGCGTTAATTGGCTATATTATTGTTCTAATGGGTGTTTCGAAAGCGCTACCCGTCAGCCTTAACCTGCTGATTCATAGCGTTTACCCCACTTTTCCCCATTTAAAAACGACTCTAAAAGTTGCCCTCCGGAGGCAGAGGTCAGAGGTTCGAATCCTCTCGGGCGGGCCATCTCCATTAAAAAAGCCCACCACGCGTGGGCTTTTTTAATGGACAAAGGCTTGCTCGAGGGCAGATGAGAACCTCTCGTTCGACAAATTGCGCAGCAATTTGGACGCCGGAGCGCAGCGACGGCGGGGCAAAGCCCCGAAGATCGCCCCAAGGCGATCTGAGTCAATCCTCCGGGCGAAATTCCACTCTCAGCTCGGCCAAAGCCCACCACGCGTGGGCTTTTTTAATGGTCGGTGGTCTGCTCGAGGGCAGATGAGAACCTCTCGTTCGACAAATTGCGCAGCAATTTGGACGCCGGAGCGCAGCGACGGCGGGGCAAAGCCCCGAAGATCGCCCCAAGGCGATCTGAGTCAATCCTCCGGGCGGAAGTCCACTCTCAGCTCGGCCAAAGCCCACCACGCGTGGGCTTTTTTAATGGACAAGGGCTTGCTCGAGGGCAGATGAGAACCTCTCGTTCGACAAATTGCACAGCAATTTGGACGCCGGAGCGCAGCGACGGCGGGGCAAAGCCCCGAAGATCGCCCCAAGGCGATCTGAGTCAATCCTCCGGGCGGAAGCCAACTCTCCGCTCAGCCAAAGCCCACCCTACGTGGGCTTTTTTAATGGCCGGTGGTCTGCTCGAGGGCTCGATGAGAACCTCCGTTCGACCCGAAGCCTACGTTCGCCGGCCAAGAGCGCGCCTTTTCTATATGCTTACGCACTCTCTTTCGCGATTCTCTGGTGCTGACCAGCTCTTCGTTTTGTTATGATATAAGCAACAAAGCGAGGACCAGACATGCAGCCGCTAAATCAACTGGAACACTGGCTCATACGACCTGAGGCTCGGCAGAACACTGGCCTCTATCATGTCAGTGATTTTCGATCCCTCTTCCCTGGTATGAGCCCAAACGCATACAGAGCAGTAATTCACCGCGCTGAACGCAGAGGACTTTTGGAGCGAGTCTGCCAGGGGGTCTATCAATTTACCGGCGCCCCCGATGCCAGTGGCCGGATTCTGTTCCATGCGGCCGCGCTCATGCGGGCCCGCCACTTCAACTACATTAGCCTGGAAACGGTGCTTAGCGACGCCGGAGTGATATCACAGGTGCCCATGGGGTGGATCACACTGGTCAGCACGGGCCGCACGGCGACCGTGAGTTGCGGTCGCTACGGGACGATTGAGTTTATTCATACAGAGCGATCGATGGCTGATATTGCGGGCCAGCTTACCTATGACCACGACTGCCACCTTTTCCGAGCTAGTGTTGATCTGGCAGTTGACGATATGCGCCGCTTCAACCGGAAAGCGACGGCTGATCTGATTCTGCCCCAGGAGCCTGCCGATGAGCACCTTTGATACTTTGGTTAGCCAAGCCCTTCGGAACCAGAGTTCCTTCAGCGCCCTGCGAAACGTCGTGGAAAAAGAAATCCTTCATCATGACATTATGAGGGAGCTCAACCAGGCAGGTTTGCTTCAACAACTGACCTTCATCGGGGGCACCTGCCTTCGCGCCTGTTATAACTCAAACAGGCTGAGCGAGGATCTGGACTTCACCGGTGGCGCCAACTTTAAAAAGTCTGACCTTGAGGCGCTGAAGCGGACGCTGGAGTCACGACTACAGGAGAAATACGGCGTTCCCATAACAGTCACCGAACCAAAAGCTGAAAGACAGGGCAACGTCGATACCTGGAAGCTCCAAGTGAACACCCAGCCTGAGCGATCGGACATGCCGGCCCAGCGGATAAATTTGGATATCTGCTCCGTGCCGAGCTACCAGGTTGTTCCTCAGACATTACGCAACCACTATGGGGTAAACCTCGGTACCGACAACCTCATCATCAACGCCCAATCCCGCGAGGAAATATTCGCCGACAAACTGATTGCGTTCGCGATGCGCCGTGGACGGCTAAAGCACCGGGACCTTTGGGATATTGGCTGGCTGACCCAGAACCGAGTCAAGCCTGCTTACGAGCTGTTAGAAGCCAAGTTGGCAGACCATGGCGAGTCTGTGGCGGAGTATCAGGAAAACTCTGACGCGAGGCTTAATCAACTGACAAATGATCACCAGCTGCAGGCTGGGTTTACTTTTGAGATGAGGCGGTTCCTGCCGCCACAAACTTTGGAGCAGACAGTAAATCAAGCGGGCTTCTGGCCCTATCTGGTTTACACAGTGACCGAAAACATTAAGCACGCTCAAGAACGGTTGGATAAGTCGACGGACGAGCCCGCTGGGCCCGATTTTCAGATGTAGGCGGCTTTCAGCCTGGTATTCATTCGATCCATCTAAACCATTACACATTCCTCATGGTAATGAGCTAATCCTCACCTTGTCTAATCAGGTAGAGCCCACAAAACAAGTGGCGCTTTTTGCCTTGCTCTCAATCACGCCCGTGCGGACGTCACAAGAGGCTTCGAGGACAGGGCTACGACGTAAAAATCGAATCATCTGAAGCCAAGGGACTGACTTACGCGCGGTCGAACGGGACCACTTGCTGAGAGTGGAAGCCGAACACATTCCGACACCTGAAAATCTAACGGCAGCAGGTCAAAATTAGTCTGAAACTAGCTCAATAAAAAAAGGCCCCCGATTTTAAAGAGGGCCTAACCACTCCAAGACACCACACCTCGGAAACTTTTTTCAACCCTTCTAATGCATGGCACTCAAGCTCTTTCCCGGAAACCAAATTCACGCTGCCTCTCTAGGCCTAGACCACGAGAAGAACAGACCGCCGGTAGTTTGTCGGGCCTCGCAGTTCCTACGTGACTGCCCGACTATACGAATCAGCTCAACGAGCGGTTCAGCCTGAGGCGGACCATCGACGTCATCCTCTGCCAGAGGCGCAACATCGTCCTCAGCCATGAGCCCTTCTGGGCTGGAGTTGGGACCGTCGCGGTATGCTTGGCGGTAGTCGCATACGAGTCCTCAGTAATCTCTAGCGATGCTTTCGTGATAAGACTCGGGCTGGTCTTAGTCACGGGATCACTCATTCGGACACAAAATCCGCGATCAAGGTACCGAGCTATCTGCTCGACCGACCTGACAAATACATAGTCTTTCTTGAATCTCGTTCTGCTGACGACATAGCGCCCGTCTGCATGCCTATGAGGCGTGCAGACTGTGCCGGCTCTTTTTCCTGATGGGATGGTATATGTGATCTTCATTGTGTTTCCTTTACCCAGCTCGTTAGTACGGCAATTCATTTTTGAAACCATGCTCAAGTAAGCGGTGAGATCTTAAGCCCTGAAAATATGTGCTCTAGATCTTCGTAAGTTTTGACTGTCACTTTGTTCAGGGGAGCTCTGGCTAATTCCCGGTACTTACCCAAACCGCTATGCCGCCCGGTGTTTCGCCCCTGTGCTTCGGGAGAAGGATAGAACCTGGCCTGAAGACGCCTATCAAAAGCGACCTGCGCAGGCAGCCACAGAAACTGGGTCTGACCATCATGCTGATGCGTAAACGTAACTCCGCCTTTTATACGGTAACCATCCATTTTCTTATTCGGCTTAGTCTGAGCCGGGTGTCTCTCAATGTCCGGCTCTCCGTCAAAGAACTTACGCATCCCTTCGGCCGTAACTGAAAGTTCAAGAGACGGTTTTTCAGGAGGCAGCACAATCTCCTCCATGGAACGAAGGACCTTTCGACGACTCGAATCGCATGCCAGGCGGTCAGCATGTTCGTAAAGCCACTTGGCGCTTACCTTCAAATGCCTTGCCAACGCCTGAGCGTTACTAGGCGTGACCCATTCCGTGCGCCTTTCTTCTATGGACCCGCAGTCCAGCGCCCTTTCAAAATCCTGACGTAATTCTGGCGAGACCGCGTTCACGAGAATACGATTATCACCGCCTAGCTTTACTATTTGACCGCTCATCCACCCCATTAACGCATCAATAGTGTGCGGCTCCCAGGTTGGCTCGAACGGAGAGGGCGGGAAACGCTTTAGCGGTTTATAACGACCTTTATGGTTCAGCCAGCGCCGAGCATCTTCTCTTGTTACATGTCCACCCTGCATTTGAGGCAGGTGGGCGTCCCCTTCAGCAAACCCGGCCGCTCGCACAGTCTCTTCCGCAAAATCACCTAGCAATGCAACTTGCGTACGCGTCAGTGCTTCGCCTTCGTAACCAAACTCTAATGTAAGGCGGGCTCTGTGCAGCTCAGCCAGCTCAAGCAGCTCAAGCCGCTCACTGCGCGACGAGATCGCAACCCTTCCTGCGTCGAAGTCTAGAAAGGCATCTAGCGCTTCCTCGTCCTCTCGCTCCCTTCCGACTTCTTCCGCCATCACGGCGAAGGCGAAGACACGCTCGAGCAGCTCCTGGATGGCAAATTTTGTCCTTACCTCGCCGTCTGGCCCTCTAGTGCGATACCCGTCGAGATCCAGCGCAACCTCTTTACGGTCGTCCCCAAGTGCCAAGTTCAGCAAACCTGAGACTTCCGAGCCTATAAAATCGTCAGCTATTCTTCGAAGATCTTCTTGTGTAATATCCATGCTCATTCTCGTTATAGTTTTTTGGCAGCCATTTAACTTTGAGCCAACGGAGCCTCGCTGTCAATGTTTTTTGGCAACCAAAACACTTCGTGAGAATGCCAGCTAAGCTTATA is part of the Hydrocarboniclastica marina genome and encodes:
- a CDS encoding amidohydrolase family protein, which codes for MNYLIQNATAIFSASHAKATDIRITDGRIAELGRDLNMSPTAPETTINAQGCVIWPGLVNTHHHLAQSVMKGVPAGLNQTLGDWLGSVPYRFWPKVTPDLMYHAARLGLYEMIRSGATTCADHHYLYHSTTPPELEDAVWQAADELGIRLVLCRGSATEQGSHEGMIEHNIEPETLDQVINRLDATRKKHHQPGADAMKKLVVAPTSLIHSSSPEGLKVQAQWAREQGLRLHSHLLEVFSDEEQARRKYGMSAIDYAESCDWLGPDVWFAHLVHSDDHAIERLAASGTGIAHCPTSNCRLGSGIAPAVAMARAGVPVSLAVDGSASAESGSLLQELNLAWLIHRAVHGPEATTLETVLDWGSRGGAQILGLTDVGSLEVGKAADLVLYDIDQPRFAGVHDPLLAPLMCGEPVQVRDSFVQGRPVVKDGVMGNLDIDELTRNVRSSVAKLLSNA
- the abiEi gene encoding type IV toxin-antitoxin system AbiEi family antitoxin, whose protein sequence is MQPLNQLEHWLIRPEARQNTGLYHVSDFRSLFPGMSPNAYRAVIHRAERRGLLERVCQGVYQFTGAPDASGRILFHAAALMRARHFNYISLETVLSDAGVISQVPMGWITLVSTGRTATVSCGRYGTIEFIHTERSMADIAGQLTYDHDCHLFRASVDLAVDDMRRFNRKATADLILPQEPADEHL
- a CDS encoding BMP family ABC transporter substrate-binding protein, coding for MSLKCSLALAVALTLPLPAMAEDPMKVGFVYVGPIGDHGWSYQHDQGRLALEEHFGDKVETTYVENVSEGADAERTIRRLAQAGNDVIFTTSFGFMNPTARVAEQYPDITFLHATGYKQDDNLGTYLSVTYEGRYVTGVAAGLVTETDTLGYIASFPIPEVIRDINAVYLGAKEVNPDIELKVVWANTWFDPAKEADAANALMDQGADVIVQHTDSPAPLLAAQKRGNWGVGQASDMRKFGGEAHLLSVVNDWAPYYIDTVQAAMDDTWKSGDYWGGISDDVIQIVGISDRLTDEQRSKVDAVIESIGSGELHPFTGPLKDQSGKLRVAEGSTMTQEELAGMDWYVEGMTANIPQ
- a CDS encoding nucleotidyl transferase AbiEii/AbiGii toxin family protein, translating into MSTFDTLVSQALRNQSSFSALRNVVEKEILHHDIMRELNQAGLLQQLTFIGGTCLRACYNSNRLSEDLDFTGGANFKKSDLEALKRTLESRLQEKYGVPITVTEPKAERQGNVDTWKLQVNTQPERSDMPAQRINLDICSVPSYQVVPQTLRNHYGVNLGTDNLIINAQSREEIFADKLIAFAMRRGRLKHRDLWDIGWLTQNRVKPAYELLEAKLADHGESVAEYQENSDARLNQLTNDHQLQAGFTFEMRRFLPPQTLEQTVNQAGFWPYLVYTVTENIKHAQERLDKSTDEPAGPDFQM
- a CDS encoding DUF1778 domain-containing protein produces the protein MTSCDKNTRIVVRFDEETRILIARAAELTGRSVNQFLVYAARKEAIETERQAPQVKVGRKSADRMLELLENPEPINATLREAALEHQKLAHDFKERRVLKNA